A DNA window from Hydra vulgaris chromosome 13, alternate assembly HydraT2T_AEP contains the following coding sequences:
- the LOC136089298 gene encoding 52 kDa repressor of the inhibitor of the protein kinase-like, with protein sequence MWMEKFPWLTYSKIFDGAFCLPCVLFGCNFPSECSLVERLFSKPFDRWNEASRYFQIHAFGKTNDRSVCRNKSLHVKTAEVLFSMSSIWSAKTESIDITSQKIVQSQISKNRQLLQPIIETIILCGRLGLSLRGHRDDSEFHPENGEFSNHTVGNFIELLHFRVKAGDKVLEDHLKYHQRNASYISKTSQNQLVRCCGEVITDTIIAEIKNSKYFSIIADEASDSSNKEQLSLVIRFVDSKFNIREEFISFLHCTNGVTGEGLFDILLKSVSDFSLDIMNCRGQSYDGAGAMAGHTKGLSSCILNLNEKASFVHCYSHRLNLAICASCNVQYVKNLLTHVKKVSYFFNLSPSRQQKLEEHIESTVPSAVKKKLKGVCRTRWVEKVNGLDTFQELFIPLVSCLEEMSLDVSKSFNRSTSSSASPLLKLITGFDFIVAMCITRNVFDLTLPITQMLQSKSNDIYDGLNLIQALKDVVSSLRNAVDQHHQMCYEQALKIAQNINVAETKPRTSFIFKNRDNTPSESISDYFKFVITIPLLDHLSVELDTRFDDTTLKCYKALVLVPRKMISVVQCSRDTSWKDSIISFSDFYGTESACFVW encoded by the coding sequence ATGTGGATGGAAAAATTTCCATGGCTCACATATTCGAAAATATTTGATGGAGCCTTCTGTTTGCCATGTGTACTTTTTGGGTGCAATTTTCCATCTGAATGTAGTTTAGTCGAAAGATTATTTAGTAAGCCTTTTGATCGCTGGAATGAAGCTTCTCGTTACTTTCAGATACATGCATTTGGCAAAACCAATGATAGGTCTGTCTGCAGAAATAAAAGCTTACATGTAAAAACTgctgaagttttattttcaatgtcgTCCATTTGGTCTGCTAAAACAGAATCAATAGATATTACATCTCAAAAAATAGTTCAATCACAGATTTCTAAAAACCGACAGTTATTACAACCTATTATTGAAACAATTATTCTCTGTGGACGTCTTGGTCTTTCTTTACGAGGCCATAGAGATGATTCGGAGTTTCATCCTGAAAATGGTGAGTTTTCTAATCATACTGtaggtaattttattgaattgttaCATTTTCGTGTTAAAGCTGGTGATAAAGTTCTTGAAGATCATCTTAAATATCATCAACGAAATGCATCTTATATATCTAAGACATCACAAAATCAGTTAGTAAGGTGTTGTGGAGAAGTTATTACTGACACAATAATagcagaaattaaaaattctaaatatttttctattattgctGATGAAGCTTCTGACAGTTCAAATAAAGAACAGCTATCATTAGTTATACGATTTGTTGATTCGAAGTTTAATATAAGAGAAgaatttatcagttttttacATTGCACAAATGGTGTTACTGGTGAAggattatttgatattttgttaaaaagtgtttCAGATTTTTCTTTAGATATCATGAATTGCCGAGGACAGTCATATGATGGTGCTGGAGCAATGGCTGGTCATACCAAAGGATTGTCCTCTTgcattttaaatctaaatgaaaAAGCTTCATTTGTTCATTGCTATAGCCATAGGCTAAATTTAGCTATTTGTGCCTCGTGCAACGTACAATATGTTAAGAATCTTCTGACACATGTTAAAAAagtatcatatttttttaatctttcaccTTCGAGACAACAAAAGTTAGAGGAGCATATCGAAAGTACTGTTCCATCggctgttaaaaaaaagttaaaaggtgTTTGCAGGACACGTTGGGTGGAAAAAGTAAATGGGTTAGACACTTTTCAAGAACTTTTTATTCCTTTGGTCTCTTGTCTTGAAGAGATGTCTTTAGATGTCAGTAAGAGTTTTAATCGCTCAACATCTTCAAGTGCATCGCCTCTTCTGAAACTAATTAcaggttttgattttattgttgctATGTGCATAACAAGAAATGTGTTTGACTTAACTCTTCCCATAACGCAAATGTTGCAGTCAAAGAGTAATGATATTTATGATggtttaaatcttattcagGCGTTGAAAGATGTTGTATCTTCACTTAGAAATGCAGTTGATCAGCACCATCAAATGTGTTATgaacaggctttaaaaattgcacaaaataTTAATGTAGCCGAAACAAAGCCAAGAACTtcctttattttcaaaaacagagATAATACACCTTCTGAAtctatttctgattattttaagtttgttatcACGATTCCTTTGTTAGACCATCTCAGTGTTGAACTAGACACAAGGTTTGATGATACTAccttaaaatgttataaagcaCTTGTGCTAGTTCCTAGAAAAATGATTTCAGTAGTGCAATGTTCTCGTGACACCAGTTGGAAAGACTCCATCATATCTTTCAGTGACTTTTATGGAACCGAATCCGCTTGCTTTGTCTGGTGA